The nucleotide sequence tgtccccactgtccccaatgcccccaatgtccccaatgtccaaaatgtccccagttccccccattgtccccaatcccctcaatCCCCTCAACagcccccattgtccccaacaccccccaatgtccccattgcccccaatccccccaatgtccccattgtccccattgtccccaatatccccaatccccccaatgtccaaatgtccccaatgccccccaatgcccccattgcccccaatgtccccaaatgtccccaacaccccccaatgtccccaatcccctcaatgtccccactgtccccagtatccccaatgtccccaattgtccccaatccccccaatgtccccactgtccccaatgtccccactgtccccattgtccccaatgtccccaacaccccccaatgtccccaatgttcccAATTGTctccactgtccccaatgtccccacttCCCCCCAATGTCCAAAtgtccccagttccccccaaagtccccactgtcccctctgtccccaatccccccactgtccccactgtccccaatatccccactgtccccaatgtccccaatgtccccaatccctccaatgtccaaaatatccccaatatccccactgtccccactgtccccaattgtccccaatgtccccatgtccccaccgccccctctgtccccagccgtTTGCGGAGATCGCCCGGCTGGCGCCGGTGCAGGAGGGCTCGGTGGTCCGCGCCATCCAgcggctggaggagctgctgcggGAGCTGCGCCAGGCCGCGCGCGCCGTGGGCGACCCCGCCATGGCCGCCAAGATGGAGGCGGCCGCCGCCATGATCAAGCGCGACATCGTCTTCGCCGCCAGCCTGTACACGCAATAAAGGGACACCGAGGGACACGCGGGGGGAGTGGTGGCTCTGCCATCCATCCAAATCCCCCCCTCTCTGTGCCCGTGTGGTTCGGTCCAATCGGTTCTGGAGTTGTGTGGTTCTTTCTGACTCACCCCCTGGGATTGTATGGTTTGGTCCAACTTCCCCTCCTGGAATTGTGTGGTTCAGTCCAATTCCCACCTCTCCCCagaattctgtggttctgtccAATGCCCCCCCAGAACTGTATGGTTCAGTCCAATTGTCCCTGGAATTGTGTGGTTCAGTCCAATTCCCACCTCTCCCCagaattctgtggttctgtccAGTGCCCCCCAGAATCGCATGGTTCGGTCCAGTTGTCCCTGGAATCGTGTGGTTCAGTCCAATCTCCCCCCTCCCGCCCCCCagaattctgtggttctgtccAATGCCCCCCAGAATCACATGGTTCAGTCCAATTGTCCCTGGAATCGTGTGGTTCGGTCTGACCTCCCCCTGCAGAGTCCTGTGGTTTGGTCCAATCCCCCCAAGAATCATGTGGTTTGGTCTGaactcccccccccccgccaGACTTGTGGTACTGTCTGACCCCCCTGCACTCATGTGGTTCTGTCCAATCCCTCCCATTCATTTGGTTCTgtgtgcccccccccccccgtatTTGTGTGGTTCTGCCCAATTCCCCCGCATCTCACGTGGTTCAGTCCATTCACCTGCTCCCTTCAACCCTTTCCGCCCCCCCGTCTCATTGTGGTTCATTCCAGCCCTATTCCCCCCCGCCGTTTTCCACGTGGTTCAGTCCATTCATTCAATTGGTTTAACCCGCTTCCCCCTCGTTTCCCACGTGGTTCAGTCCGTCTATCCAATTGGTTAAACCCGgttcccccctctttttccaCGTGGTTCAGTCCATTCATCCGATTGGTTTAACCCGAttcctccccattttccacGTGGTTCAGTCCATTCATCCAACCCGGTTCCTCCCCCCACACTCGCTCACCATGGTTCATTCCACCCCCCCATTTTCCACAAGGTTTGTCCCTCAAACCCCCCCCAACTCCTGCTCCAAATGGTTCCACCCTCTGAGTCATCACCCTGCGCAGGCATCTGACGTCATCTCCCTGCGCACCGTCGCGCCGCAGTGACGCCATCACCCCGCGCGGGCGCTGCCGGTGCCGTTCCAGGCCCGGAGCCCCCCatgagccgccgccgccgcttcGGGGACACCGAGAGCGCCCTCGCGGCCAAGCGGCGCCGTCCGGAGCTGCCGGGGGAGCCCCCGCGCCCCGACGGTACCGGGAGCACccggggtggggtgggggggtggggagcTGAGGGGGAGTTTAGGCCGTGAGAaccgggggcgcggggggggtCCCCGGTTGGTGTGGAAGAGTCCCGGGGtcgattttgggggtcccgggttcgattttgggggtcccggtgtcgattttgggggtcccggtgtggatttggggggtcccggtgtggattttgggggtcccggtttGGTCCAagtgtgggtttgggggggtcccggtgtGGATTTTGTGGGTTCCGGTGGTCCtggtgtggattttgggggtcccaatgtggatttgggggtcccagaggggtCCCGGTGCGGGTTTGAGGGTCCCGGTGTGGGTTTGGTGTGGActttgggggtcctggtggggtCCCGGTGGTCCCGGTGCTCCTGGTGGGGTCCCgctgtggattttggggtcctggtgtggatttggggggtcccggtgtggattttgggggtcccggtgtCGATTTTGGGGGTCCTAGTGtcgattttgggggtcccggtgtGGATGTGGGGATCCCAGAGGGGTCCCGGTGCGGGTTTGAGGGTCTCGGTGTGGGTTtggtgtggattttggggggtcctggtgtggattttggggtcccgatgtggatttggggggtcccggtgtggattttggggcccTGACCCCTCGttttccccctgcccaggcagccccGCCGGGGTCGAGGCCGCTCTCGGCGCCGTTTCCGCGCTGTTCCCGCGGCGCCTGTTCGGGGACGCGCTGCCGCCCCTGGTGCTGCGGCATCAGCTCTACAGCCTGGTGGGGGACAGGACGGCCGTGGATCGGCACCTGGTGAGGAACCTGACACCCCAAAATATACAttgagagccccaaaatccccaaaatcacccccaaaatccacacgGGAACCCCCAAACCGCCACCAATGGTGCTGCGGCATCAGCTCTACAGCCTGGTGGGGGACAGGACGGCCGTGGATCGGCACCTGGTGAGGaacctgagaccccaaaatattcattgggaccccaaaatccccaaaatccaccccaaaatccacacgGGAACCCCCAAACTGCCGCCCCTGGTGCTGCGGCATCAGCTCTACAGCCTGGTGGGGGACAGGACGGCCGTGGATCGGCACCTGGTGAGGAACCTGACACCCCAAAATATAcactgggaaccccaaaatatacATTGGGACTCCTAAATATACACTGGGAACCCAGAATATtctctgggacccccaaaatccacactgggaaccccaaaatatacactgggaaccccaaaatccacaccgGCACCTGGTGAGaaccccaggaaccccaaaaatacacacTGGGAACCCTAAAATACAcactgggaaccccaaaatacacaCTGGGACCCACAGAATCCACACCAGAACCCCCAAACTGACATCAGGACCCCGAAAACCACACCAGGACCtcactgggacccccaaaacccacaccaGGACCTCCAAACTGacaccaggacccccaaatccacacTGGGACCCCAGATCCacaccaggacccccaaaaccacaccgGGACCCcaccagaaccccaaaatccacatcAGGACCCCCCAGgaaacccccccaggacccccaaatccacatCTGCATCCCTAAAATCCACACCAGGACCCTCAAACCGAtatcaggacccccaaatccacacTGAGACCTCACTGGGTCCCCCCAAATCCACATGAGGaccccaccaggacccccaaatccacacCGGGACCCCCAGATCCACACCAGGACCCTCAAAACCACACCAGGACCCcaccagaaccccaaaatccacactgGGACCCCCCAGgaaacccccccaggacccccaaatccacacctgcatccccaaaattcacaccagGACCCTCAAACCGATatcaggacccccaaaaccacactgAGACCTCACTGGGTCCCTCCAAATCCACACGAGGaccccaccaggacccccaaatccacacCGGGACCCCCAGATCCacaccaggacccccaaatccacacCGGGACCCcaccagaaccccaaaatccacaccgggaccccccaggaaacccccccaggacccccaaacccccacctgtagccccaaaattcacactGGGACCCCTGAACCCAcactgggaccccccaaaaacccccccaggacccccaaacccacacctgcatccccaaaatcctcaccGGGACCCTCAACCCcactccaggacccccaaaatccacaccaggacccccagccccaccccaggaccccccccacCGTGCTGACCCCcgtttttttcccgtttttccccatttttcccccagaacCGGCTCCGTGACGAGGGCCGGGTGCGGCTgctgcacctggggctgggcccGGACACGCTCGGGGTCGTCAGCCTGGAGCTGTACCGGGAGAAGGTGCCGGAAACGGGACCCCCGTGACCCCCCCGTGACCCCTCTGTGACCCTCCTGGTGACCCCTGACCCCTCTGGTGACCCCTCCAGTGACCCCCAACCAGGTTTTGGTGGCCTTGTCCCCCTCTGACCCCGCCTGCAGTGACCCCAATAACCTCTGACCCCTGGGTGACCCCTTGGTGATTCCTGACCCCCCCTACCCCACCCAGTGACCCCAATAACCTCtgacccccaggtgacccctcagtgacccctgtcctgcccccccccccttcACCCAGTGACCCCAATAACCTCTGACCCCCGGGTgacccctcagtgacccctgtcctgtccccccCCCCTCAGGTCCTTGCAGCCATGTCCGGGTCCCCCCCCATGAGCCCTGATTGTCCCAATGACCCCTGACCCCAATGACCCCTgacccctcagtgaccccaaTGACCCCTCGATGACCCCAatgtccgtctgtccctccCCAGGTCCCGGCAGCCATGTCCAGGTCCCCCCAGGAACACTGAGCCCCACAATGACCCCTGACCCCAATGACCCCCCGGTGACCCCAATGACCCCTGGATGACCTCTGACCTCTGTcctgtcccccccccccaggtgcTGGCGGCCGTGTCGGGGTCCCCGCGGGAGCCGCTGGTTCGGCGATTCCTGGAGGCCGCGGTGGCCGCGAGCCCCGAGCTGGGCTACGAACGGAGCGGGATGGGAGAGAGGGGGTTCGGGGATAAGGACATCACGtacggacggacagacggacactgaggggacagacagactgccTGGGGTCATGGGGACAGCCCCGAGCTGGGCTACGAACGGAGCGGGATGGGAGAGAGAGGGTTCGGGGACAAGGACATCACGtacggacagacagacggacagacggacactgaggggacagacagacagacagatggacatggggacagccccgaGCTGGGCTACGAACGGAGCGGGATGGGAGAGAGGGGGTTTGGAGATAAGGACATCACGtacggacagacagacggacactgaggggacagacagacaggctggggacacggcgacagacagacagacagccccGAGCTGGGCTACGAACGGAGCGGGATGGGAGAGAGGGGGTTCGGGGATAAGGACATCACGtacggacagacagacggacactgaggggacagacggacagacagacagccccGAGCTGGGCTATGAATGGAGCGGGATGGGAgagagggggtttggggataaAGATATCACGtacggacagacagacggacactgggacaggctggggacacggggacagacagacagacaggctggggtcatggggacagacagacagatggacatggggacagccccgaGCTGGGCTACAAACGGAGTGGATGGAGAGAGGGGTTCGGGATAAGGACACAGTAcgacagacagacggacactgaggggacagacagacagtggggaaggggaagaCAGACAGACAACAGCCGAGGGGTACGAcggaggggatggagagggggtTCGGGGATAAAGATATCACGtacggacagacagacagatggacagatggacagactgcctggggacagcctggggtcatggggacagacagacaggctggggacagacagacagacagacagacagccccGAGCTGGGCTACGAACGGAGCGGGATGGGAGAGAGGGGGTTCGGGGATAAGGACATCACGtacggacagacagacagatggacagactGCCTGGGGtcatggggacagacagacagacagacagacagacagacagccccGAGCTGGGCTACGAACGGAGCgggatgggggagagagggGCTTTGGAGATAAGGACATCACGtacggacagacagacagacactgaggggacagacagacagcctggggacacggggacagacagacagccccGAGCTGGGCTACGAACGGAGCGGGATGGGAGAGAGGGGGTTCGGGGATAAGGACATCACGtacggacagacagacagatggacaggctggggacacggggacagacagacagggaacagacagacagacagacagcccggggatgggagagagagaggatttggggacagggacatcacgtacggacggacagacggacactgaggggacagacagacagacagacagacagacagcccggggatgggagagagggaggatttggggacagggacatcacgtacggacggacagacggacactgcggggggacagggggacaccgggatggggttgggggtccctgaggtgaatttgggatttggggagggtgtctgggcaggggtccctgggggtctcatttccccccattgtccccctcCCCGGGCAGTCggtgaatttgggggtccctgggttaTCTCTGGGGGtctcccatccccatttccctcctccGCAGGCAGTtggtgaatttgggggtccctgggggggtCTATGGGGGtctcccatccccatttccccctccccaggcagttggtgaatttgggggtctctgggttATCCCTGGGGGtctcccatccccatttcccccctccccaggcagtTGGTGGCTTTGGGGGCtctctgggggtctctgggggtctctgggttatccctgggggtccccgggggtctcccatccccattttgtgccccctccccaggcagttggtgaatttgggggtctctgggggggtctctggggtctcccatccccatttccccatttcccactcccCAGGCAGTtggtgaatttgggggtccccGGGGGTCTTCCATCCCCATTtcgtgtcccctccccaggcagttggtgaatttgggggtctctgggttaattttgggggtccccgggggtctccatccccatctcccccCTCCGCAGGCAGTtggtgaatttgggggtccctgggggggtCCCCGGGGGTCTCCATCCCCATTTCCTGCCCCCTCCGCAGGCAGTTGGTgaatttgggggtctctgggagggtctctgggggtctccatccccattttctcccccctCCGCAGGCAGTTGGTGGCCGCCGGGCTCCTCACCGTCCGTGACGCCGGCAGTTGGTGGCTGGCCGTGCCGGGGGCCGGGCGCTTCGTCCGGGCGCTCATCCGGGGTGAGTGACCCCcgagtgacccctgagtgacccctgagtgacccccgagtgacccctgagtgacccctgtgACCTCTGTGTGACCCCTCAGGCCGCcgggccctgctgtccctcatcAAACGCTCCCGGCACCGCCAGGTTCCACTGCGGGACCTCGAGGGTCTCAGAgccccctgagtgacccctgagtgacccctgagtgacccccgAGTGACCCctgtgacccctgagtgacccctgtgacccctgagtgacccctgtgacccctgtgtgaccctCAGGCCGCCGGGCCGTCCTGGCTCTCATCAAACGCTCCCGGCACCGCCAGGTTCCACTGCGGGACCTCGAGGGTCTCAGAgccccctgagtgacccctgagtgacccctatgacccctgagtgacccctgtgACCTCTCTGTGACCCCCCAGGCCGCCGGGCCGTCCTGGCTCTCATCAAACGCTCCCGGCACCGCCAGGTTCCACTGCGGGACCTCGAGGGGCTCCGAgccccctgagtgacccctgagtgacccctgagtgacccctgtgACCTCTGTGTGACCCCCCAGGCCGCCGGGCCGTCCTGGCTCTCATCAAACGCTCCCGGCACCGTCAGGTTCCACTGCGGGACCTCGAGGGGCTCAGAGccccctgagtgaccctgagtgacccctgtgtgacctCTCTGTGACCCCTCAGGCCGCCGGGCCGTCCTGGCTCTCATCAAACGCTCCCGGCACCGCCAGGTTCCGCTCAGGGACCTCGAGGGGCTCAGAgccccctgagtgacccctgagtgacccctgtgACCTCTGTGTGACCCCTCAGGCCGCcgggccctgctgtccctcatcAAACG is from Zonotrichia leucophrys gambelii isolate GWCS_2022_RI unplaced genomic scaffold, RI_Zleu_2.0 Scaffold_285_66912, whole genome shotgun sequence and encodes:
- the LOC135441419 gene encoding inactive serine/threonine-protein kinase 19-like; protein product: MSRRRRFGDTESALAAKRRRPELPGEPPRPDGSPAGVEAALGAVSALFPRRLFGDALPPLVLRHQLYSLVGDRTAVDRHLNRLRDEGRVRLLHLGLGPDTLGVVSLELYREKVLAAVSGSPREPLVRRFLEAAVAASPELGYERSGMGERGFGDKDITQLVAAGLLTVRDAGSWWLAVPGAGRFVRALIRGRRALLSLIKRSRHRQVPLRDLEGLRAPPGAALGVPFLLHDLLGEGRLLSVPSAAGPLLRLADP